In Ramlibacter sp., the sequence ACCTGGTACGGCCAGCAGATGCGCGATGCCGCCACCTCGCTGGTGGTCGCCCCCGAGACCGCCGTGCCCGTGCTGCCCCAGCAGCTGCCGGGCGACTACTGGGACGCCCTGCAGGCGCGTTTTGCCAGCGGCCAGCAGGCCGTGCTGTTTGGCGTGCCGCTGGGCAGCTACCAGCGCGGCTACACCAACTCGGTTGTCGGCTTCAGGCCGGGCAGCCCCACCTACCAGTTCGACAAGCACCACCTCGTGCCCTTTGGCGAGTTCATCCCGCCGTTCTTCCGCTGGTTCACCGAGATGATGGACATCCCGCTGGGCGACTTCAACCGCGGGGACGTGGGACAGGCCTCGTTCGAGTGGCAGGGCCAGCGGCTCGCGCCCAACATCTGCTACGAGGATCTGTTCGGCGAAGAGCTGGGCGCCCGCTTCGCCGACCCGGCCACCGCTCCCACGGTGTTTGTGAACGTGAGCAACATCGGCTGGTTTGGCGATTCGGTCGCCATCGACCAGCATTTGCAGATCAGCCGCATGCGCGCGCTGGAGTTCGAGCGCCCGATGATCCGCGCCACCAACACCGGGGCCACGGTCATCATCGATGCAGCGGGGCGGGTCACGCAGTCGCTGCCGCGGCTGACGCGCGGCGCGCTGGTGGGCGAGGTCGAGGGCCGCAGCGGCACCACGCCGTATGCGTGGTGGGTGTCGCGGTTCGGGCTCTGGCCGCTGTGGGTGTTGGGGCTTGGCGTGGTGCTGCTTGCCTGGCGCGGCCGGCTCAGCCCGGTGCGTCGCGCGGACGATTCCGCGCCATCGCCTGGTTGAGCAGGCCCGGCATCAGGTCCAGCATCTGGTTGGCGTGGCGCCCCGGCGGAGCCGCGGCGGCGTGGTAGACCTGCAGCGAAATCGGCGGCAGATCCTGCAGCTCCACGGCGGTCATCAACGCTGTGTCCAGGTTGCTGGCCGTCAGAAAGTCAATCACCGTCCAGCCCAGGCCCAGCCGCACCAGTTCCAGCGCCAGCCGGGAGGTCTGCACCTGCAGGCCGGAAGACTGGTGAACGCCCAGTTGTCGGGCAAACTCGTCAATCGACCGGCACATCGGGTCGTCGCCCACCAGCCGGATCATGGGGGTGTTGGACAGAAAGGCCATGGGGTTGCCGCGCTTGACGCGAACGGCCCGTTGCCAGATCTCGCGCGTCACCGCCACATACAGCGGCCCGCTGACCAGCATGCGGCTGATGATTTGCGGGTGCGGGTGTTCATAGTGACCCAGCGCGAAATCCACCCCGCGGGTCAGCAGCGCCTGGGCCATCTGGTCGCGGTGCAGGGTGCGCACCTCCACATGGACCCGCGGGTGGTGGCCCGCATATTTTTCAAGCACCACGGGCAGGAACTCGTGGCAGATGGAGGGCAGGGCCGCCAGCCGCACCTGGCCCTGGTCGCCCTGCTTCAGGTTCACCGAAATACGGCGCAACTCGTCCAGCTGGCGGTGAATGCTGGCCGACTCGGCGAACAGCACGGAGGCCTCGGGCGTCGGGGCCAGGCTGCCCTTGCCGCGGATGAAAAGCCTGTAGCCCAGTTGCAGCTCGGTGTGGGCCACGGTCTTGCTCACGGCCGACGGTGTGATGCAGATCAGCCGGGCGGCCGCGCTCATGCTGCCCGTCTGCATGACGGCCTGGAAGACCTCGAGTTGCCTCAGATTCATGGTGCTGGCGACGCTGTGAGTTTTGCTCACAAGCCCTGGCTGATTATTCCGCGCTGTACCCGCAGGCGCGTTCCTACGATACGCCACCCTGGCCAGCGAGCCCGGGTTCAAAGACTGTCAGGAACCTACGGAGATCAAGCAATGTATTCGAAACTCAAAGTCAAGCAGCTTCTTGCCGGCGCGGTGCTGGCCGCCTTCGCCTCGCTGGCGGCCGCGCAGGCGGCACGGTCCAATGTGGTGGTGCTGGCCACGGGCGGCACCATCGCCGGGGCCGGGGCCTCGGCGGTCAACAGCGCGACCTATGCGGCGGCCAAGGTGCCCGTGGACAAACTCATTGCGGGCCTGCCCGAACTGGCCGGCATCGCCAATGTCCGGGGCGAGCAGGTGTTCCAGATCGCCTCGGAGAGCTTCACCAACGACAACCTGATGGTGCTGGGGCGCCGGGTCTCGGCGCTGGCCAAGCAGGCCGACGTGGATGGCATTGTCATCACCCACGGCACCGACACGCTGGAGGAAACCGCCTACTTCCTCAATCTGGTTGTCCACACCCGCAAGCCCATTGTGGTGGTCGGGTCCATGCGGCCGGGCACCGCGCTTTCGGCCGACGGCGCCCTGAACCTGCTGAACGCCGTGACCGTGGCCGCCAGCAAGGATGCCGCGGGCAAGGGCGTGCTCGTCACCATGAACGATGAAATCCAGAGCGGGCGCGACGTGAGCAAGACCGTCAACATCAAGACCGAGGCCTTCAAGAGCCAGTGGGGCCCGCTGGGCATGGTGGTGGAGGGGCGCAACTACTGGTTCCGTGCCCCCGTCAAGCGCCACACCATGGACTCGGAGTTCAACATCGACGACATCAGCGCGTTGGCGCCGGTGGAAATTGTCTACAGCTACGGCAATGTGCCCACCGCGCTCTACGAGGCGGCCGGCAAGACAGGCATCAAGGCGCTGATCCATGGCGGCACCGGCAACGGCTCCGTGGCCAACCGCATCGTGCCGGTGCTGCGTGACCTGCGCAGCCACGGGGTGCAGGTCATCCGCTCGTCACGCGTGCCGGACGGGTTCGTGCTGCGCAACGCCGAGCAGCCCGATGACCAGTACGACTGGGTCGCCGCGCACGACCTCAAGCCGCAGAAGGCCCGCATCCTGGCGGCCGTGGCGCTCACCCGGGCGACCGACAGCAAGGAGCTGCAGCGGATCTTCTGGGAATACTGAAATCTGAAATGCCGGGCTTGCGGGCGGGGCCTGGGCCCTTCAGGGCTTGCCCGGTGCCCCGGCCGGCGCCTGGAGCCGGGCGTCCCGGTAGCGCCAGTAGGAGGCGCAACCCAGACCGCTCACGATGTGCCAGATGCCCCACAGGCTGGCAATGATCACCATGCCCAGGTCGCTGTGGAACTGCACGGCAATGATGCCCAGCGCCAGCCCCGAGTTCTGCATGCCCACCTCGATCATGATCGCGCGGCGGTCGCGCACCGGAACCCGCATGGCGCTGGCGCTCAGGTAGCCAAAGGCCAGCCCGCAGGCGTTGTGGGCGATCACCAGGCCAAAGGTGGGCAGCAGGCCCAGCGTCAGCAACTGGCGCTGGGCGATCAGCCCGGCCACGATGAACAGCACCAGCGCGAGCAGCGAGAAGTTGGCCAGCGGCTTCTTGATGCGCTGGGTCAGCGCCGGTTGCCGGTGAGCGCACAGCAGCCCCAGGGCCATGGGAATGGCCAGGATGCCCACCACGCTGATCCAGATGTCGGAGGGGTCGATTTTCAGGTCGGTCAGCCAGGCGGCGGTGGCCGGGTTGTGGGCCACCGTCCAGCTGAAATTGAAAGGCATGGCCACCAGCGCGATCACGCTGGCGCAGGCGGTCAGGCTCACAGACAAGGCCGTGTTGCCGCGCCCAAAATGGGTCACGAAGTTGCTCAGGTTGCCGCCGGGGCAGGCCGCCACCAGCAGCATGGCGGCTTCCACATTGGGCGGCAGGTCCAGCGCCAGCGTCAGCAGCCAGGTGCCCACCGGCAGCAGCACAAACTGCGGAAACAGCCCGGCCACCATGGCGCGCGGCGCCTGCGCAACGCGGCGGAAATCCTCCACCTGGAGGTCCAGCGCCACGGCGAACACCATGGTGGCGAGCACCAGGCTCAGGACGAGTTGTTGGGCGGTCATGGGTGGGGGCTCCTGTGCACCAAGGGTAAACGCAGCGCGGCCCCGTAAAATCAGGGGTTTACGCGGGTTGCCCTGCGTCCACCCCTGTTTCCGTTCGGGCTGAGCTTGTCGAAGCCCCCAGGCCATGCTGACCTTTCAACAAATCATTCTGAAGCTCCAAAGCTACTGGGACGCCCAGGGCTGCGCGCTGCTGCAACCCTACGACATGGAAGTGGGCGCCGGCACCAGCCACACCGCCACCTTCCTGCGCGCCCTGGGCCCCGAGCCCTGGAAAGCCGCCTATGTGCAGCCCAGCCGCCGCCCCAAGGACGGCCGCTACGGCGAGAACCCCAACCGCCTGCAGCACTACTACCAGTACCAGGTGGTGCTCAAGCCCGCGCCCAGCAACATCCTGGAGCTGTATCTGGGCAGCCTGGAGGCGCTGGGGTTCGACCTCAAAAAGAACGACATCCGCTTTGTCGAAGACGACTGGGAGAACCCCACCCTGGGCGCCTGGGGCCTGGGCTGGGAGGTCTGGCTCAACGGCATGGAGGTGACGCAGTTCACCTACTTCCAGCAGGTCGGCGGCATTGACTGCCGGCCCATCACCGGCGAAATCACCTACGGCCTGGAGCGCCTGGCCATGTACCTGCAGGGGGTGGACAACGTCTACAACCTCCAGTGGACCGACACCATGAGCTATGGCGACGTCTACCTGCAGAACGAGAAAGAACAGTCGGCCTACAACTTTGAGCACAGCGATGCCGACTTCCTGTTCACCGCGTTCAACGCGCACGAGAAGCAGGCCAAGTACCTGATGGAACAGCAACTGGCCCTGCCGGCCTATGAGCAGGTGCTCAAGTGCGCGCACAGCTTCAATCTGCTGGACGCGCGCGGCGCCATCAGCGTGACCGAGCGCGCCGCCTACATCGGCCGCATCCGCAACCTGGCGCGCGCCGTGGCGCAGAGTTATTACGACAGCCGTGAACGGCTGGGCTTCCCCATGGCGCCGCGCGAGTGGGTGGCGCAGATGACGAAGAAGGCCGCGTGAACAGCATATGAACAACAAGAATCTTCTCGTCGAACTGTTTGTGGAAGAGCTGCCGCCCAAGGCGCTGCGCAAGCTCGGGGATGCCTTTGCGGGCGTGCTGTTTGACCAGCTCAAGGCCCAGGGCCTGACGGACCCGCACTCGGTCCTGACCAGCTTTGCCTCGCCGCGCCGGTTGGCGGCGCACATCACCCTGGTGGCCGAGCGCGCTGCCGACAAGGCTGTGTCGCAAAAGCTCATGCCCGTGAGCGTGGGCCTGGATGCGGCGGGCAACGCCACGCCCGCGCTGCTCAAGAAGCTGCAGGCGCTGGGCGCCGACGCCTCGGCCGTGCCGGGGCTCAAGCGCGCGATGGACGGCAAGGCCGAGGCCCTGTTCTACGACAGCCAGGTCAAGGGCGCGACGCTGGCCGACGGCCTGCAAAAGGCGCTGGCCGACAGCATTGCCAGGTTGCCCATCCCCAAGGTCATGAGCTACCAGCTGGAAAGCGGCTGTGATCTGCCGGGCTGGAGCAGCGTGAGCTTTGTGCGCCCCGCGCATTCGCTGGTGGCGATGCATGGCAGCGAGGTGCTGGTGTCGGTCCAGGCGCTGGGCCTGAAGGCCGGCAACGCCACCCAGGGCCACCGCTTTGAAGCCAGGGTCTCGCCCGTGGTGTTCAAGGACGCGGACAGTTACGCCGAGACCCTGAAGACCGATGGCGCGGTCATTGCCAGCTTTGAGGAGCGCAAGGCCGAGATCGCGCGGCAGCTGGCTGCCGCGGCGGGCAGGGTCGGCGGTGGCGTGCACCCGATCGGGGACGATGCGTTGCTGGACGAAGTCACGGCGCTGGTCGAGCGGCCCAACGTGCTGGTCTGCGAATTTGAAAAGCAGTTTCTTGAAGTGCCGCAGGAATGCCTGATCCTCACGATGAAGGCCAACCAGAAGTACTTCCCGTTGCTGGATGCGGCCGGCAGGCTCACCCACCAGTTCCTCGTGGTCAGCAACATCACGCCCGACGATGCGAGTGCGGTGATCCAGGGCAACGAGCGCGTGGTGCGCCCGCGCCTGGCCGATGCCAAGTTCTTTTTTGACCAGGACCGCAAGAAGACGCTGGAAAGCCGCGTGGCGGGACTGGACAAGGTGGTCTATCACAACAAGCTGGGGACGCAGGGCGAGCGGGTGCAACGGGTAAGGCGAATTGCCAAGGCCATAGGTAGCCAACTCGGTGGTGAGGAGCTGGCGCAAAAGGCTGACCAAGCCGCGCTTTTGGCTAAGTCCGACTTGGTGACAGATATGGTGGGTGAATTTCCGGAACTTCAGGGAATCATGGGGCGCTATTACGCGCTCAATGACGGGCTATCCGCTGATGTCGCCGATGCCATCGAAGACCACTACAAGCCCCGCTTTGCCGGTGACGCATTGCCGCGCAATGATGTGGGGTTAGTGGTGGCGCTAGCAGACAAGCTCGAGACGTTGGTCGGGATGTTTGTCATTGGAAATGTTCCTACGGGTGATAAGGATCCATTTGCCTTACGTAGGCATGCGCTTGGAGTCATTCGGATGCTTGTTGAGCGTGATCTTCCCCTGTTGGTGGATCGCCTTTTCCAGTTAGCCGCTCTTGTCATTAGCAAATCGGCTAGTGATCGGGAAAATTCAATCGCGGCTGAAATTTTCAAAGGGACTCACTTGTTCAACACCGGTGGCGTAGCAGTCTCCGTGGAAATAGGTGCTTTCGAGCGCGAGTCGGGGTTTGATTTCTCGAAAGTGGATCTGGTATCTCCCTTTGTTTTCGACCGCCTCGCCGGCAGCCTGCGCGAGCAGGGCTACAGCGCGCAGGAAGTCGACGCAGTGCTGGCGCTGCGCCCGCAGCGCCTGGGCGATGTGGCCAAGCGCCTCGCCGCCGTGCGCGCCTTTGCGGCCCTGCCCGAGGCCCCCGCGCTGGCCGCCGCCAACAAGCGCATTGGCAACATCCTCAAGAAGGCCGACGGCGCCGTCGACCCGCACGTCAGCGAGGTGCTGCTGCGTGAAGACGCTGAAAAGGCTTTGTATGCGGCAATGCAGAAAGTCGCCCCACAGGCCAACGCGCAGTTCGAGGCCGGCGACTACACCGCCTCGCTGCAGACCCTGGCCGCGCTGCGGGCACCCGTCGATGCCTTCTTCGAAGGTGTGATGGTCAACGCCGAGGAAATGGACCTGCGCCTGAACCGCCTGGGCCTGCTTGCCACGCTGCATGGCGCGATGAACCGCGTGGCCGACCTGTCGCGGCTGGCGGCTTGACGCGGGCCGCTGGACGCCGCACCATTTCCCCATGCCCAGCCAGACGCTCATCGACAACTTCACGCTTGCCTTTCACCGGCAAGCCGTGGCCCGGCTGCGCATTCAATCGGATCTGTTGCTGAAAGCACGGGACACCGTGCGTCGCTGGCGCCTGCAACGCGGGCCTGCAGCGTCGGACCCGTATCTGGATGCGTGGGATGCGCTTCTGGCCGCTGGGCCAGATGCTATAGAGCGAGAGGTCTGTGTGGACCATCCCCGGGCCGCGACTTTGCGCAATGTGTCACCCTTGGGGTTCGTCCTGAGCGCCGGGGAGCGCATGGCCTTGCACCGAGCTGCAAAGGACTGATGTGCAGCGGGAGGAGATTGAGCATGTTCTGCGGGCCGCTGCCGCGATTTCCAGAGAGAACTCCTTTGTTCTCGTCGGCAGTCAGGCGGTCGCCTTGCTGCTCGACGCGCCACCAGCGGAATTGCTGGTCTCGACCGAAATTGATCTCTATCCCTCACTCCATCCAGAAAAGTCTGGCTTGATTGACGGCGCGATTGGCGCACTCTCGACTTTTCATGACACATTTGGGTATCACGCGGATGGCGTGGGTCCCGAAACGGCCGTACTGCCGCCGGACTGGATGCAACGTGCGCAGTTTTTCTATTTTGGAGAGGTGACCGCCATTTGCCCG encodes:
- the lnt gene encoding apolipoprotein N-acyltransferase, whose product is MVQGVAGRRRRPPRLTRLAARLLPFLAAWLAGLAQAASMAAPWSGQPQWWLQLLSLAGLAALLQRAASAGAAALLGWVFATTWLTGTFWWLFISMHTYGGLPSPLAALAVLGLAGFLALYYAAACASFRALVQAPRALSAIVFAALWTLAELARGIWFTGFPWGAGGYAHVDGPLAPFARYLGVYGLGAVAAWAAAWLAGVAGLPWRGAVRRLPWLLLPGLAGLLLAQPGFVASTGRLGVTLLQGNIPQDEKFQTGSGVPLALTWYGQQMRDAATSLVVAPETAVPVLPQQLPGDYWDALQARFASGQQAVLFGVPLGSYQRGYTNSVVGFRPGSPTYQFDKHHLVPFGEFIPPFFRWFTEMMDIPLGDFNRGDVGQASFEWQGQRLAPNICYEDLFGEELGARFADPATAPTVFVNVSNIGWFGDSVAIDQHLQISRMRALEFERPMIRATNTGATVIIDAAGRVTQSLPRLTRGALVGEVEGRSGTTPYAWWVSRFGLWPLWVLGLGVVLLAWRGRLSPVRRADDSAPSPG
- a CDS encoding LysR family transcriptional regulator, whose product is MNLRQLEVFQAVMQTGSMSAAARLICITPSAVSKTVAHTELQLGYRLFIRGKGSLAPTPEASVLFAESASIHRQLDELRRISVNLKQGDQGQVRLAALPSICHEFLPVVLEKYAGHHPRVHVEVRTLHRDQMAQALLTRGVDFALGHYEHPHPQIISRMLVSGPLYVAVTREIWQRAVRVKRGNPMAFLSNTPMIRLVGDDPMCRSIDEFARQLGVHQSSGLQVQTSRLALELVRLGLGWTVIDFLTASNLDTALMTAVELQDLPPISLQVYHAAAAPPGRHANQMLDLMPGLLNQAMARNRPRDAPG
- a CDS encoding type II asparaginase; translation: MYSKLKVKQLLAGAVLAAFASLAAAQAARSNVVVLATGGTIAGAGASAVNSATYAAAKVPVDKLIAGLPELAGIANVRGEQVFQIASESFTNDNLMVLGRRVSALAKQADVDGIVITHGTDTLEETAYFLNLVVHTRKPIVVVGSMRPGTALSADGALNLLNAVTVAASKDAAGKGVLVTMNDEIQSGRDVSKTVNIKTEAFKSQWGPLGMVVEGRNYWFRAPVKRHTMDSEFNIDDISALAPVEIVYSYGNVPTALYEAAGKTGIKALIHGGTGNGSVANRIVPVLRDLRSHGVQVIRSSRVPDGFVLRNAEQPDDQYDWVAAHDLKPQKARILAAVALTRATDSKELQRIFWEY
- a CDS encoding bile acid:sodium symporter family protein, which produces MTAQQLVLSLVLATMVFAVALDLQVEDFRRVAQAPRAMVAGLFPQFVLLPVGTWLLTLALDLPPNVEAAMLLVAACPGGNLSNFVTHFGRGNTALSVSLTACASVIALVAMPFNFSWTVAHNPATAAWLTDLKIDPSDIWISVVGILAIPMALGLLCAHRQPALTQRIKKPLANFSLLALVLFIVAGLIAQRQLLTLGLLPTFGLVIAHNACGLAFGYLSASAMRVPVRDRRAIMIEVGMQNSGLALGIIAVQFHSDLGMVIIASLWGIWHIVSGLGCASYWRYRDARLQAPAGAPGKP
- the glyQ gene encoding glycine--tRNA ligase subunit alpha, with the translated sequence MLTFQQIILKLQSYWDAQGCALLQPYDMEVGAGTSHTATFLRALGPEPWKAAYVQPSRRPKDGRYGENPNRLQHYYQYQVVLKPAPSNILELYLGSLEALGFDLKKNDIRFVEDDWENPTLGAWGLGWEVWLNGMEVTQFTYFQQVGGIDCRPITGEITYGLERLAMYLQGVDNVYNLQWTDTMSYGDVYLQNEKEQSAYNFEHSDADFLFTAFNAHEKQAKYLMEQQLALPAYEQVLKCAHSFNLLDARGAISVTERAAYIGRIRNLARAVAQSYYDSRERLGFPMAPREWVAQMTKKAA
- the glyS gene encoding glycine--tRNA ligase subunit beta, whose translation is MNNKNLLVELFVEELPPKALRKLGDAFAGVLFDQLKAQGLTDPHSVLTSFASPRRLAAHITLVAERAADKAVSQKLMPVSVGLDAAGNATPALLKKLQALGADASAVPGLKRAMDGKAEALFYDSQVKGATLADGLQKALADSIARLPIPKVMSYQLESGCDLPGWSSVSFVRPAHSLVAMHGSEVLVSVQALGLKAGNATQGHRFEARVSPVVFKDADSYAETLKTDGAVIASFEERKAEIARQLAAAAGRVGGGVHPIGDDALLDEVTALVERPNVLVCEFEKQFLEVPQECLILTMKANQKYFPLLDAAGRLTHQFLVVSNITPDDASAVIQGNERVVRPRLADAKFFFDQDRKKTLESRVAGLDKVVYHNKLGTQGERVQRVRRIAKAIGSQLGGEELAQKADQAALLAKSDLVTDMVGEFPELQGIMGRYYALNDGLSADVADAIEDHYKPRFAGDALPRNDVGLVVALADKLETLVGMFVIGNVPTGDKDPFALRRHALGVIRMLVERDLPLLVDRLFQLAALVISKSASDRENSIAAEIFKGTHLFNTGGVAVSVEIGAFERESGFDFSKVDLVSPFVFDRLAGSLREQGYSAQEVDAVLALRPQRLGDVAKRLAAVRAFAALPEAPALAAANKRIGNILKKADGAVDPHVSEVLLREDAEKALYAAMQKVAPQANAQFEAGDYTASLQTLAALRAPVDAFFEGVMVNAEEMDLRLNRLGLLATLHGAMNRVADLSRLAA